From Rhabdothermincola sediminis, a single genomic window includes:
- a CDS encoding KH domain-containing protein: MSDDLDDFDDDEIDGNRLPAATARAVLEYLVRQIVDDPDAVEVEIDERGRRPTLNVHVAQGDMGRVIGKRGRVAQSIRTVVRAAAARDGVEVEVEFVD, encoded by the coding sequence TTGAGCGACGACCTCGACGACTTCGACGATGATGAGATCGACGGCAACCGGCTGCCGGCCGCGACCGCCCGTGCCGTGCTCGAGTACCTGGTGCGCCAGATCGTGGACGATCCCGACGCGGTGGAGGTCGAGATCGACGAGCGGGGCCGGCGCCCGACCCTCAACGTCCACGTCGCCCAGGGGGACATGGGCCGGGTGATCGGCAAGCGCGGCCGGGTCGCCCAGTCCATCCGCACCGTGGTCCGCGCCGCCGCGGCCCGCGACGGCGTCGAGGTGGAGGTCGAGTTCGTCGACTGA
- the rpsP gene encoding 30S ribosomal protein S16 has product MVKLRLMRMGKKKQPTYRIVAADSRSPRDGRFIEIVGHYDPRRGEGGQATVVVDNDKAVAWLRKGAQPTETVEKLLKVSGAWAQFKGEAPAATDTAAAS; this is encoded by the coding sequence GTGGTCAAGCTCCGCCTCATGCGGATGGGCAAGAAGAAGCAGCCCACCTATCGCATCGTCGCTGCCGACAGCCGCTCGCCGCGCGACGGTCGTTTCATCGAGATCGTCGGTCACTACGACCCCCGCCGGGGCGAAGGAGGCCAGGCCACCGTGGTCGTCGACAACGACAAGGCGGTGGCGTGGTTGCGCAAAGGCGCGCAGCCGACCGAGACCGTCGAGAAGCTGTTGAAGGTCTCCGGTGCCTGGGCCCAGTTCAAGGGTGAGGCGCCGGCCGCGACGGACACGGCGGCCGCGTCTTGA